The following are from one region of the Paenibacillus sp. KS-LC4 genome:
- a CDS encoding DUF47 family protein, with protein sequence MFKKKDIFFKTFEEMADALVVAVEYFSNGLSDLSDVSTFAKTMKEYESQCDQYVHTILKELNKTFITPIEREDIMALTTSLDDVLDGIEACASRFEMYNIKEKDEYIQLFGDILLRCAHQIKKAIYLLTQRKLLAIREPNIALNELENQADDLLRVCITSLFANVNDPIELMKRKEIYEMLEQTTDYCEDVANTLESIIMRNS encoded by the coding sequence ATGTTCAAGAAAAAAGATATTTTCTTTAAAACGTTTGAAGAAATGGCCGATGCGCTCGTAGTTGCTGTTGAATATTTCTCAAACGGATTGTCGGATTTGTCCGATGTCTCTACTTTTGCCAAGACGATGAAGGAATACGAAAGCCAGTGCGACCAGTATGTTCACACGATACTGAAGGAATTGAACAAAACGTTCATCACTCCGATTGAACGAGAAGATATTATGGCGCTGACGACCTCGCTTGACGATGTGCTGGATGGAATCGAGGCTTGCGCTTCGCGTTTCGAAATGTACAACATCAAGGAAAAGGATGAGTACATTCAGCTGTTTGGCGACATTTTGCTGCGCTGCGCGCATCAGATCAAGAAGGCTATTTATTTGCTGACGCAGAGGAAGCTGCTGGCTATTCGCGAGCCGAACATTGCGCTCAATGAGCTGGAAAATCAAGCCGATGATTTGCTTCGCGTATGTATTACAAGCTTGTTCGCGAACGTTAACGATCCGATTGAGCTGATGAAACGCAAGGAAATTTATGAAATGCTGGAGCAAACGACCGACTATTGCGAGGATGTTGCCAATACGCTGGAATCGATCATTATGCGCAATAGCTAA
- a CDS encoding inorganic phosphate transporter, protein MDSYILWTVVILALSFDFINGFHDTANAIATSVSTRALKPRVAIMMAAVMNFLGAIMFTGVAKTIGSGVANPADLPNGVEVVIAALISAIIWNLVTWWFGIPSSSSHALIGSLAGAVIAGSGMGAINASGFTDIVKALILSPLIAFTAGFIIMWLLKRIFAKSSPHQVNKGFRFSQIITAAFQSFSHGTNDAQKAMGIITFALVAAGVQDNLDVPLWVKLSAALAMALGTSVGGYKIIKTMGTKIFKIEPINGFAADIGSAAVILTATVLHLPVSTTHVITSSILGVGSAKRFSNVKWSMAGRILVAWVITIPITVLMAMAVYWAIDWLFI, encoded by the coding sequence ATGGATTCATATATTTTATGGACGGTTGTCATTCTGGCACTCAGTTTTGATTTTATTAACGGCTTCCATGATACCGCGAATGCGATTGCGACCTCGGTATCGACCCGTGCGCTGAAGCCTCGCGTTGCCATTATGATGGCTGCGGTGATGAACTTCCTCGGCGCGATTATGTTTACCGGGGTAGCCAAAACGATCGGAAGCGGCGTTGCGAATCCGGCTGATTTGCCGAATGGTGTCGAAGTCGTTATCGCGGCGCTCATATCGGCTATTATTTGGAATCTGGTTACGTGGTGGTTCGGAATCCCGTCCTCCTCGTCCCATGCGCTCATCGGCTCATTGGCCGGTGCGGTTATTGCAGGTTCAGGTATGGGCGCGATTAATGCATCGGGCTTTACAGATATTGTTAAGGCGCTCATTTTATCGCCGCTTATTGCTTTCACGGCTGGCTTCATCATTATGTGGCTGCTCAAGCGGATTTTCGCCAAATCGAGCCCGCATCAGGTGAACAAGGGCTTCCGCTTCAGTCAAATTATAACGGCGGCCTTCCAGTCGTTCTCGCACGGTACGAATGATGCGCAGAAGGCGATGGGGATCATTACATTCGCGCTCGTTGCAGCGGGAGTGCAGGATAATCTGGATGTACCGCTATGGGTTAAGCTGTCCGCAGCTCTCGCAATGGCGCTTGGTACTTCCGTCGGCGGCTACAAAATCATTAAGACGATGGGCACGAAGATTTTTAAAATCGAACCGATCAACGGCTTTGCTGCCGATATCGGCTCGGCTGCCGTTATTTTGACGGCTACGGTGCTGCATTTGCCTGTAAGTACGACGCATGTTATCACGTCCTCGATTCTCGGCGTAGGCAGCGCGAAGCGCTTCTCCAACGTGAAATGGTCGATGGCGGGCCGGATTTTGGTCGCTTGGGTCATTACGATTCCGATCACGGTTTTGATGGCAATGGCTGTCTACTGGGCAATAGATTGGTTGTTCATTTAA
- a CDS encoding YerC/YecD family TrpR-related protein: MQLKKLNDKAVDQLFEAILTLKSVEECYVFFDDLCTVNEIQSLSQRLEVARMLGKGSTYNQIEAETGASTATISRVKRCLNYGNDGYKMALERLGR, from the coding sequence ATGCAGCTCAAAAAGCTGAACGATAAAGCAGTAGATCAATTATTTGAGGCCATATTAACTTTAAAATCCGTTGAGGAATGTTATGTGTTTTTTGACGATTTGTGCACGGTTAATGAAATTCAGTCGCTGTCGCAGCGTCTGGAGGTAGCACGCATGCTCGGCAAGGGCAGCACATACAATCAGATTGAAGCGGAGACAGGGGCGAGCACAGCGACGATCTCGCGGGTGAAGCGCTGTTTGAATTATGGCAACGACGGGTATAAAATGGCTTTAGAACGTTTAGGACGGTAG
- a CDS encoding CbiX/SirB N-terminal domain-containing protein, whose amino-acid sequence MRKPGILVISHGSRDAQWVRLVDEAVERATKTMQRAEVPVYSSFLEIVEGRLIQDGIDELEAQGVTELYVLPLFISSGSTHIDEIGQAFGFAPISDFEGDLGVFRVNAHVHMGMPINDDPEIAELLLENLKPLSEEPSREALLLIGHGSKEPVFHERWQQGLDALAGRIRELGGFARAETAMLLPDQAAERLKGMQVERPEEAVIVVPLFLSNGYFTNEVIPERLSGLEYRYNGRPMLPDPAIERWLVRNMVDWLAGVERME is encoded by the coding sequence ATGAGAAAACCCGGTATTCTCGTCATAAGCCATGGCTCGCGCGATGCGCAGTGGGTGCGGCTTGTAGATGAAGCAGTAGAGCGGGCAACAAAGACGATGCAGCGGGCCGAGGTGCCCGTGTATTCGTCTTTTCTTGAAATTGTAGAAGGACGGCTCATTCAGGACGGCATTGATGAGCTGGAGGCGCAGGGCGTAACGGAGCTTTATGTGCTGCCGCTGTTTATTTCATCGGGCAGTACGCATATTGATGAGATTGGACAGGCCTTTGGCTTTGCGCCGATATCGGATTTTGAGGGCGATCTGGGCGTGTTTCGGGTGAACGCGCATGTCCATATGGGAATGCCGATTAATGATGATCCGGAAATTGCTGAGCTGCTGCTGGAGAATTTGAAGCCGCTCAGCGAGGAGCCGAGCCGCGAAGCGCTGCTATTAATTGGCCACGGCAGCAAGGAGCCGGTGTTCCATGAGCGCTGGCAGCAGGGTTTGGATGCGCTAGCTGGGCGTATTCGCGAGCTGGGAGGCTTCGCGCGCGCGGAAACGGCGATGCTGCTGCCTGATCAGGCGGCAGAGCGGTTGAAGGGCATGCAGGTGGAACGGCCGGAGGAAGCGGTTATCGTCGTGCCGCTATTTTTGAGCAATGGCTATTTCACGAATGAGGTCATACCGGAGCGCTTGTCGGGACTAGAGTACCGCTATAACGGTAGGCCGATGCTGCCTGATCCGGCGATTGAGCGCTGGCTGGTAAGGAATATGGTGGATTGGCTGGCGGGAGTGGAACGGATGGAATAG
- a CDS encoding diacylglycerol kinase: MAAYKRARLIYNPSSGREEMKRRLPDILQRLERGGIETSCHATIGEGDATLAAAEAAERGYDLIIAAGGDGTLYEVINGLAEKPNLPPLGILPLGTTNDFARALGIPKHWEYAVDLIIQQYTRPIDVGKANERYFINIAGGGSLTELTYDVPSKLKTMIGQLAYYMKGMEKMTRLSPTELKIQAAGVGDFHEEFMLFLICNSNSVGGFEKLAPDSKLDDGLFDVILLRKCNLAEFIRLVSLALRGEHMNDPHIIHFRTNEMKVTTPDYVQINLDGEYGGKLPFTFSVLPSHLRIFADEMGESTYR, from the coding sequence ATGGCAGCATATAAAAGAGCAAGATTAATCTATAATCCTTCCTCCGGCAGGGAAGAAATGAAGCGCAGGCTTCCAGATATTTTGCAGCGGCTGGAGCGCGGCGGCATTGAGACGAGCTGCCACGCGACGATAGGCGAGGGCGATGCGACGCTTGCAGCAGCCGAGGCCGCGGAGCGCGGCTATGATCTGATCATTGCGGCGGGCGGTGACGGAACGCTGTATGAGGTCATTAATGGGCTGGCGGAAAAGCCGAATTTGCCGCCGCTGGGCATTTTGCCGCTCGGAACAACGAATGATTTCGCTAGGGCGCTCGGCATCCCGAAGCATTGGGAATATGCGGTCGATCTGATCATTCAGCAGTATACGCGCCCGATTGATGTCGGCAAGGCGAATGAGCGTTATTTTATCAATATTGCGGGTGGCGGCTCGTTGACGGAGCTTACGTATGATGTGCCGAGCAAGCTAAAGACGATGATTGGGCAGCTGGCGTATTATATGAAGGGCATGGAAAAAATGACGCGCCTCAGCCCGACGGAGCTGAAAATCCAGGCCGCAGGCGTTGGCGATTTTCATGAGGAATTTATGCTTTTTCTCATCTGCAACAGTAACTCGGTTGGCGGGTTTGAGAAGCTGGCACCAGACTCGAAGCTTGACGATGGGTTGTTTGACGTTATTTTGCTGCGAAAATGCAATTTGGCGGAGTTTATTCGTCTCGTGTCGCTCGCGCTGCGCGGGGAGCATATGAATGATCCGCATATTATCCATTTCCGCACGAATGAGATGAAGGTCACGACGCCAGACTACGTGCAGATCAATCTCGATGGCGAGTACGGCGGCAAGCTGCCGTTTACGTTCTCGGTGCTGCCCTCGCATTTGCGAATTTTTGCCGATGAGATGGGCGAGTCGACCTATCGGTAG